In Salvia miltiorrhiza cultivar Shanhuang (shh) chromosome 4, IMPLAD_Smil_shh, whole genome shotgun sequence, the DNA window aCAACAACTACCATGAAATTGGCTTTACagtgacactacttcaacatacaaatgacaacatacaaatgatactttaaaACGAAATAGTGTCATGTGAAGTCGGTTTCACCATAAAATGGATTTCACAGAAGACCGCCTCTTAAATTAATCAGAATATGAATGTGATTATTAGAAAAATCTTGAGTGTTAGCTGAAGCTGTGGTTTTGGAAAAATAGAGCGGAAGAGGGACATTAGCTACATCACCAACCTCCCCGGCGCGGCGGAGCGGTTGCAGATCTTCAACGCGGATCTCGACAAGCCGGAGACGTTCGCCCCGGCGATCGAGGGCTGCGGCGGCGTCTTCCACACGGCCCACCCGCTGGACTTCGCCGAGAAGGAGACGGAGGAAGTGAAGCTGAAGCGCGTCACCACCGCCCTGCGAGGCATCCTGCAGGCCTGCGCCGACTGCAAGACGGTCCGCCGCGTCGTCTACACCGCGAGCATCTCCTCCGCCGCCTTCGACCCCGCCAACAGCGGCGGCAAGCTCATCGACGAGGACTCGTGGACCGACGTCGACTTCATCCGCAGCCTCAAGACCTTCGGGGGGCCCTACATCGTCACCAAGGCGCTGGCGGAGAAAGCCGCCATCGATCTCGCGGCGGAGCTCGGCTTGGACCTCGTCTCCCTGATTCCGACGTGGATCACCGGCCCTTTCATTTGCCCTAATTTTCCGGATTCCGTTTACGTCTCCCTGGCCTTGATTCTCGGTAATtaaatcatttaattaattaattaattttcctACCACGATGACTGGAAATAGAAAATGAATTATTGGTTATTTATGTCTGATGGTAGTGTGGTGGTTGTCTAAAGTCTACCCTCATGCCATCTTTTAAAACATTTTTTATAAGGTTCGTTTATTTTAATAGAAAacaagagaaaatatatattttatcatttttctcGTCATTTTCACATGCTTATtataatagattttttttaaagcagaGTAAAATATTTTCTCAGCCACCTTTTtacactcattttctctcaaaTGTTAAATAAGGAGTATTATATTTTGGTAGTGGcgtttttcaacattttttcaTCTTTCCATATCTGATAATAAAtgaaaggagaaaaaaaatctcatattttttattcatatttttttagtgaaaattttacaatcaatgtAAATGCATTTAAGGGcgtgttctctttgattgtaagtTTATCATTAGAAAGAAgtaaaaaaatatgagaaaattttATCCCATACTTTTTTATCTCATATCTTTTTAATGAACAAATATCTAAAAATATTATGAAGAGAGAATGAAAAAGATAGAGAGATGAGTTAAATTATATTATCatgaaaatattatcacatctataacttgtgataatattatcatgaattgaaATGAAATGATGGAAGAAGGGACTATATCCTGtaaatttcttcttcttatgAAGAAAATTTTTCTAATTAAAAGAACTTGTAAAAAGAGTAAAACTctgaaacaatatatatatattccaccATTTTTCGTCAAAGAGAATTcatctgaaaaaaaaatatatatatatatatatatactccaattaattatttttgtgggtgtatgatgatatatatataggtgatgAGGGGCACTACCAGCACCTAAAAGAATCGAGTTTAGTCCACGTGGACGACGTGGCTCGAGCTCATATCCACCTGCTCGAGTATCCCGACGCCAAAGGCCGATACATAACGGCGGCGGCGCAGTTCGGCATCGCCGAGCTTTGCGATTTCCTCTCCCTCAGATATCCAGAATATAAGATGCCATCACCTGAgtaattaattactatatatatcatttaattaattattacttgtattttgttttctaaaaattaaattaattacttgatgttttttattttatttttgttggacaGTTCGTGGAAGGATGTGACGGCGGTGAAATTTTCCGGGCTGTCGACGAAGAAACTGGAAGCCACTGGATTCAAGTACGAGTATGGATTGGAGGAAATGTTTGACGGCGCGATTAAATCATGCAAAGAAAAGGGGCTTATtaaataataagtaattactttcgtcttatttttattattttaatgttttttatgGTGTTGGTTGACGTTTGTTTGGTACTACAAATTAGTTCGCTATGTACTATAAGCCGTGGATTGAAataaaacgacgttgtttcatATGATAAAGGGGAAAAAATTACCGTATATTCCGacaagataaataaattatttttccgtCGCTAAAAATTGAATTGGGTGACaatttttattagaaaaaaatgCTGCAAGTTAAATggtttttaaaagaaaacaaaacaaaaattaagaatatttcataaaaatgctgaaagttagTAACACGAAACATTAATATTAACCTTAATATATACACGTAATGTAAGGAATCCATATATTAACGCATGGCATCACATGGCATATTCACcacaaaaatttatatattatataaagaacTAGTTTAACAGCATCCAATTTACCGTCATCTTTCTAACAGAATATTCCTAATATTTAACTGCtgtttatttatgtaatttaaaaagACGTGTTTTACTTCTACTTAAGTTTAAGATCATGGTTCCTATTTTTCGGCTAACACAATGCAACCGAAATAAACTGCATATTTGTTATTTATatcccccccccaccccccccccccccccccccccccaaccatATACCGCTTTTCATTCTAAAATGAATcaccttttttatttatttatttttgttattttcttttcttttttttaatatttatatattttaataatgataaaaatattgaatatgtatatcaaattaaagatcatgaaattaattttaatttattaaatattatatttgatatggtgttaaaataaaaatattataaaatttagaaatatcaaacatattatttttctctctaatgaattatcttttatcttttgattttatttttatatttttgtttacttaatttctttattttcattttttttgtcaattttATTTTCGTTTCCTTATAGAAAAAATATGACAACaattatctatatttatataatactatataaaatgACAATTCTAAAGGTGATATTTTTTCATCGATTTTTCTCTCCCTTCTCTTAGTATTTCttgtgttttaatttatttatttttaattgtcaaagatgatattaatttgatataaaaatcatcaaaaatgaatttgaaacaaataagttatggtagattaaaatttaaatgaattttttctctttcctcaCAAAAATTTAAAGTTATCTTTTTttcatctctcctctctcctaaATTTAACAtacaacttttttttaatctctctttgctttcctttttttatattaaatttatataattttctatatttttgttTGATATCGAcctttgtatatttttttgcaCACGTTTTAATAATAATAGCCTTTAATGCAAATAAGGAGAAAAAGATTATATTGATTCTTTTTTGAACTCTTTGATTATACTATTGATtctttttaaagaataaaatttGATTATACTATTGATTctttttagaactctttagtttaaagaataaaatttaaaaaaaatgtattgattttaatatatatgtcttgatgAATAATTAGTTAGATATCCGTACCGGTCATGTTAATGCGTTCCAACAAATAGAATTTgatttatatatctaaaaaaccaaaaatttggatactatttaaatttatttaatttttagtgatGTGTGTGtaagaattatttatttatgtaaacttatttgtttatttttttcttaattagaTTTAATAATAGATTGATGTTTATATAATAatgtaatataatttttaattataaaatatgtcatgcctcgtgcatcgcacgggagtgGCGTACTAGTTCATGTGAAACAGTAGTGTCATTGTGAatgtgattttttaaaaaaatcgattCCACATGAGATCACCTCCATAATATTCACACCTACATAGATAAGAGAcattattgtaaaaataaatggGAGAGAGTACAATTGTCGATTTCGGTAGAGTAAAGTTTAAGTACAGATGTGAAtgaaactaaaaattaaaactgGAGATATAAGTGACAATTTTGATATAATTAAGAAATTTTTATATGTTCTTTTTtacattata includes these proteins:
- the LOC131022045 gene encoding vestitone reductase yields the protein MVNENGKKVCVTGGTGFLGSWMIKRLLEDGYAVNATVRLDPERKRDISYITNLPGAAERLQIFNADLDKPETFAPAIEGCGGVFHTAHPLDFAEKETEEVKLKRVTTALRGILQACADCKTVRRVVYTASISSAAFDPANSGGKLIDEDSWTDVDFIRSLKTFGGPYIVTKALAEKAAIDLAAELGLDLVSLIPTWITGPFICPNFPDSVYVSLALILGDEGHYQHLKESSLVHVDDVARAHIHLLEYPDAKGRYITAAAQFGIAELCDFLSLRYPEYKMPSPDSWKDVTAVKFSGLSTKKLEATGFKYEYGLEEMFDGAIKSCKEKGLIK